Proteins from a single region of Haloterrigena alkaliphila:
- a CDS encoding GNAT family N-acetyltransferase, which produces MRLAEPDAIADDDRTRIYDYVEAQGAVDRDRVRRELFPADPPGDPQHSRAFRHSVAILKRDGYLEEEDDGTLRIAIDVDEGREEFATDDADVTIRPARQEDLSGIVGAMRQVVAELTSIEAESVADELDHEDALLRHNEYESRMFFVATVDGDVVGWAHLHLPNLEKLRHTAELTVGVLEGYRGMGVGSELLDRALEWARSTDHEKVYQSVPSTNERAIEFFEDRGWIVEAVREAHYKLDEEYIDEVMMATEL; this is translated from the coding sequence ATGAGGCTGGCCGAACCCGACGCCATCGCGGACGACGACCGAACGCGGATCTACGACTACGTGGAGGCACAGGGCGCCGTCGACAGGGACCGGGTCAGACGGGAGCTGTTCCCGGCCGACCCGCCCGGTGACCCGCAGCACTCCCGGGCGTTCCGGCACAGCGTGGCGATCCTCAAGCGCGACGGCTACCTCGAGGAGGAGGACGACGGTACCCTTCGCATCGCCATCGACGTCGACGAGGGCCGCGAGGAGTTCGCGACCGACGACGCCGACGTCACGATCAGACCCGCTAGACAGGAGGACCTCTCGGGGATCGTCGGCGCGATGCGACAGGTCGTCGCGGAGCTGACCTCCATCGAGGCCGAGTCCGTCGCGGACGAACTCGACCACGAGGACGCGCTGCTCCGCCACAACGAGTACGAGTCCCGGATGTTCTTCGTCGCGACCGTCGACGGCGACGTCGTCGGCTGGGCCCACCTCCACCTGCCGAACCTCGAGAAACTCCGCCACACCGCGGAACTGACCGTCGGCGTCCTCGAGGGCTATCGCGGAATGGGGGTCGGCAGCGAGTTGCTCGACCGCGCCCTCGAGTGGGCCCGCTCGACGGATCACGAGAAAGTCTACCAGAGCGTCCCGTCGACCAACGAGCGGGCGATCGAATTCTTCGAGGACCGCGGCTGGATCGTCGAGGCCGTCCGGGAGGCCCACTACAAACTCGACGAGGAGTACATCGACGAGGTGATGATGGCGACGGAGCTGTGA
- a CDS encoding Lrp/AsnC family transcriptional regulator: MSTPSGDWRAGLDDVDAAIVDGFQSGVPVTERPFCRIGDALGVGEDEALERVRRLHESGIVRRFGAVLNPPVIGSSTLAAVRAPADRFEEVAAVVNEYRQVNHNYARDHEWNMWFVVTAGSRERRDEILAEIEERTGCAVLNLPMRTDYYIDLEFPVVNADRFARESAPRSADSTGSVEQCSANSQAARPRDNDEPASLDAGTDASATRVSQEAAGDLSAFDADLLLAIQDGFALSRTPYRDIAARLGDDVDVADVLEGVERLLETGCIKRIGCVVNHVVTGFDANCMVVWDVPDDRLDEWGERAGGLPSVTLCYHRPRRPAQAWPYNLFTMIHGRDADAVDAKIDELAAEYLPVDHERLYSTATLKQTGARYEDLVGR; encoded by the coding sequence ATGAGCACCCCCTCGGGGGACTGGCGTGCGGGGCTCGACGACGTCGACGCCGCCATCGTCGACGGCTTCCAGAGCGGCGTCCCCGTCACGGAACGCCCCTTCTGCCGCATCGGCGATGCGCTTGGCGTCGGCGAGGACGAGGCCCTCGAGCGCGTTCGCCGACTCCACGAGTCGGGGATCGTCCGCCGGTTCGGCGCCGTCCTCAATCCGCCGGTGATCGGCTCGTCGACGCTCGCGGCCGTCCGCGCGCCTGCGGACCGCTTCGAGGAGGTCGCGGCGGTCGTCAACGAGTACCGGCAGGTCAACCACAACTACGCCCGCGACCACGAGTGGAACATGTGGTTCGTCGTCACCGCCGGCTCCCGGGAACGGCGCGACGAGATCCTCGCCGAAATCGAGGAGCGAACCGGCTGTGCGGTGCTGAACCTGCCGATGCGGACCGATTACTACATCGACCTCGAGTTCCCCGTGGTCAACGCGGACCGCTTCGCGCGGGAGAGCGCGCCACGCTCAGCGGACTCGACGGGTAGCGTGGAACAATGTTCCGCGAACAGTCAAGCGGCGAGGCCGCGAGACAACGATGAACCTGCGAGCCTCGACGCGGGCACGGACGCCTCGGCGACCCGCGTCAGCCAGGAGGCCGCCGGCGACCTCTCGGCGTTCGATGCCGACCTCCTGCTGGCGATTCAGGACGGGTTTGCGCTCTCGCGGACGCCATACCGCGATATCGCGGCTCGGCTCGGGGACGACGTCGACGTCGCGGACGTCCTCGAAGGCGTCGAACGACTGCTCGAGACCGGCTGTATCAAACGCATCGGCTGCGTCGTCAACCACGTCGTCACCGGCTTCGACGCGAACTGCATGGTCGTCTGGGACGTGCCCGACGACCGCCTCGACGAGTGGGGCGAGCGCGCGGGCGGTTTGCCCTCCGTCACGCTCTGCTACCATCGACCTCGCCGGCCCGCGCAGGCGTGGCCGTACAATCTGTTCACGATGATTCACGGCCGCGACGCCGACGCCGTCGACGCGAAGATCGACGAACTGGCCGCGGAATATCTCCCCGTCGACCACGAGCGGCTCTACTCGACGGCAACGCTGAAACAGACCGGGGCGCGCTACGAGGACCTGGTCGGGCGCTGA
- a CDS encoding FAD-binding and (Fe-S)-binding domain-containing protein yields the protein MSLEPSGDPAADRRANYDYRSDEVDRPALVDDLEAVVDCEVRADSYSRELYATDASAYEVTPIAVAFPQSTADVVAIVEYCAQREIPVLPRGGGTSLAGQTVNRAVVLDFSRHMNEIREIDPDERTATVQPGTILGTLNETLAPHDLKFAPDPAWGDKSAIGGAIGNNSTGAHSLKYGKTDAYVEEVEAVLADGTVTTFGEVTREEIADRADPDGDLEARIHAEVDRILEEDADLIAETYPDLKRNVSGYNLDRLVAEARGEELPGGEDTGEPGTVNLARLLAGSEGTLAIVTEATVSLEPVPETKAVALLCYPELHDAMRDVEPILAHDPAAVEVLDDVLIDLARDTAEFGPVTEMLPEGTNATLLVEFYAEDTDHGREQVAGLFADRVPSATPAGEPAADAPRADDAETLALEALEAYDADERAQLWKLRKSGLPILLSRTTDEKHISFIEDTAIPPEHLPEFVERFEEILEDHDTYATFYAHAGPGVLHVRPLVNTKTEIGLDQLHGIADDVTDLVVDLGGSVSGEHGDGRARTQWNHKLYGDELWETFQDLKTAFDPDWLLNPGQVVFREDDPTDLREHLRFDPDYAFESDFEPELRWENDNGFQGMVELCHGCGGCRGEQETTGGVMCPTFRASREEITATRGRANALRQAMSGDLESEEAFTDEFIEEVLGLCIGCKGCAIDCPSEVDMAKLKAEVTHEYHQRNGATLRDRLFANVATLSKWGSRLAPLSNTASKLPGARSLLEATVGIDSSRPLPTFRANTFRDWFAHRGGSQVAEREADRRAVLYPDTYTNHSHLAAGKAAVRALEAANVHVTVPDELGDTGRPAFSKGFLEQARETARENVSKLAALVDEGRDIVVIEPSDAVMFQLDYLDLLTGEQVQQVAGSTYGVCEYIDTFRLDETMAFDERAATDALTYHGHCHQKATRKDHHAVGVLRRAGYAVDPLDSGCCGMAGSFGYEAEHASMSDAIADILYEQVDESEGDRVVAPGASCRTQLEGRPGATEEPPTPIELVAAALE from the coding sequence ATGTCACTGGAGCCGAGCGGCGACCCGGCCGCCGACCGCCGTGCGAACTACGACTACCGGAGCGACGAGGTGGATCGCCCGGCGCTGGTCGACGACCTCGAGGCCGTCGTCGACTGCGAGGTCCGCGCGGACTCCTACTCGCGGGAACTGTACGCGACCGACGCGAGCGCCTACGAGGTGACACCGATCGCGGTCGCCTTCCCGCAGTCGACGGCCGACGTCGTCGCCATCGTCGAGTACTGCGCGCAGCGGGAGATTCCGGTGCTCCCCCGCGGCGGCGGAACGAGCCTCGCGGGGCAGACGGTCAACCGCGCCGTCGTGCTGGATTTCTCCCGGCACATGAACGAGATCCGTGAGATCGATCCCGACGAACGAACGGCGACGGTCCAGCCCGGGACGATTCTCGGGACGCTGAACGAGACCCTCGCGCCCCACGACCTGAAGTTCGCCCCGGACCCGGCGTGGGGGGACAAGAGCGCGATCGGCGGCGCGATCGGCAACAACTCGACGGGCGCCCACTCGCTGAAGTACGGGAAGACCGACGCGTACGTCGAGGAAGTCGAGGCCGTCCTCGCCGACGGGACCGTGACGACCTTCGGCGAGGTCACCCGCGAGGAGATCGCCGATAGGGCCGACCCCGACGGCGACCTCGAGGCCCGGATCCACGCCGAAGTCGACCGCATCCTCGAGGAGGACGCCGACCTGATCGCGGAGACGTATCCCGACCTGAAGCGAAACGTCTCGGGATACAACCTCGACCGACTCGTCGCCGAGGCCCGCGGCGAGGAATTGCCGGGCGGTGAAGACACGGGCGAACCGGGCACCGTCAACCTCGCGCGCCTGCTGGCGGGCAGCGAGGGGACCCTGGCCATCGTCACCGAGGCGACCGTCTCGCTCGAGCCCGTTCCCGAGACGAAGGCCGTCGCCCTCCTCTGTTATCCGGAACTCCACGACGCGATGCGGGACGTCGAACCGATCCTCGCCCACGACCCCGCCGCGGTCGAAGTGCTCGACGACGTGCTGATCGACCTCGCGCGCGATACGGCGGAGTTCGGCCCCGTCACCGAGATGCTCCCCGAGGGGACCAACGCCACGCTACTGGTCGAGTTCTACGCCGAGGATACCGACCACGGGAGGGAGCAGGTCGCCGGGCTGTTCGCCGACCGCGTCCCCTCGGCGACCCCCGCCGGCGAACCGGCCGCGGACGCGCCGCGTGCGGACGACGCGGAAACACTCGCGCTCGAGGCGCTCGAGGCTTACGACGCGGACGAGCGCGCCCAGCTGTGGAAGCTCCGCAAGTCCGGCCTCCCGATCCTGCTCTCGCGGACGACCGACGAGAAACACATCAGCTTCATCGAGGACACCGCGATCCCGCCCGAACATCTGCCGGAGTTCGTCGAACGCTTCGAGGAGATCCTCGAGGATCACGACACCTACGCCACCTTCTACGCCCACGCGGGCCCCGGCGTGCTCCACGTCCGGCCGCTCGTGAACACGAAGACGGAGATCGGGCTGGACCAGTTACACGGTATCGCGGACGACGTCACCGACCTCGTCGTGGATCTGGGCGGCTCGGTGTCGGGCGAACACGGCGACGGCCGCGCCCGCACCCAGTGGAATCACAAGCTCTACGGCGACGAGCTCTGGGAGACCTTCCAGGACCTGAAGACCGCGTTCGACCCCGACTGGCTGCTGAATCCGGGGCAGGTCGTCTTCCGGGAAGACGACCCCACCGACCTTCGCGAGCACCTGCGCTTTGACCCCGACTACGCGTTCGAATCCGACTTCGAGCCCGAACTCCGCTGGGAGAACGACAACGGCTTCCAGGGGATGGTCGAACTCTGTCACGGCTGTGGCGGCTGTCGCGGCGAGCAGGAGACGACCGGCGGCGTGATGTGCCCGACCTTCCGCGCCAGCCGCGAGGAGATCACGGCCACCCGCGGCCGGGCGAACGCGCTCCGGCAGGCCATGAGCGGCGACCTCGAGTCCGAGGAGGCGTTTACCGACGAGTTCATCGAGGAGGTCCTCGGGCTCTGTATCGGCTGCAAGGGCTGCGCCATCGACTGTCCCAGCGAGGTCGACATGGCGAAGCTCAAGGCCGAAGTGACCCACGAGTACCACCAGCGCAACGGCGCGACGCTGCGCGATCGGCTGTTCGCCAACGTCGCGACCCTCTCGAAGTGGGGCTCGCGCCTCGCGCCGTTGTCGAACACCGCGTCGAAGCTCCCGGGCGCTCGCTCGCTCCTCGAGGCCACCGTCGGGATCGACTCGAGTCGGCCGCTGCCGACGTTCCGCGCGAACACGTTCCGGGACTGGTTCGCACACCGCGGCGGGTCGCAGGTCGCTGAGCGCGAGGCCGACCGGCGCGCCGTCCTCTACCCCGACACCTACACCAACCACAGCCACCTCGCAGCCGGGAAAGCCGCCGTCCGCGCGCTCGAGGCCGCGAACGTCCACGTCACCGTGCCCGACGAACTCGGCGACACGGGTCGGCCGGCGTTCTCGAAGGGCTTCCTCGAGCAGGCCCGCGAGACCGCCCGCGAGAACGTCTCGAAACTCGCGGCGCTCGTCGACGAGGGCCGGGATATCGTCGTCATCGAGCCCTCGGACGCGGTCATGTTCCAACTGGACTACCTGGACCTGCTCACCGGTGAGCAGGTCCAGCAGGTCGCGGGATCGACCTACGGCGTCTGCGAGTACATCGATACGTTCCGGCTGGACGAGACGATGGCGTTCGACGAGCGCGCGGCGACCGACGCGCTGACCTACCACGGCCACTGTCACCAGAAGGCGACGCGAAAGGACCACCACGCCGTCGGCGTCCTGCGGCGGGCGGGGTACGCCGTCGACCCGCTCGACTCGGGCTGTTGCGGGATGGCCGGCAGTTTCGGCTACGAGGCCGAACACGCCTCGATGAGCGACGCCATCGCCGACATCCTCTACGAACAGGTCGACGAGAGCGAGGGCGACCGCGTCGTCGCCCCCGGCGCCTCGTGTCGGACCCAACTCGAGGGGCGGCCCGGCGCGACCGAGGAACCGCCGACGCCGATCGAACTGGTGGCGGCCGCGCTCGAGTGA
- a CDS encoding MEDS domain-containing protein, with protein sequence MSQQAQGDTRRSRSVGETGLDALRQCSAFRGPVESLDDHEHGNDHLALVYESRDEQFAAVVPYIRQGLERGERCVYITHENSRETVTDAMRKRGIDVDDALESGALSIHDEQETYLRTGSFDPADTLAFLEDAIAEANEEYDALRVTGEMSFILGDDPDADDLLICESKANYLFQDADGMALCQYNRERFSPEVIRDVINTHPHLMHGDRVSRNAYYTPPSEFLGPDRPAHEVDRMLGTLREQTDAKADLEERQRFEREQTEIIADTDRTFEEKLQALFELGRERFDLELGAMARVDTADDWFEVERVSDDHEHFEPGVELPLSETYCTAATEIKSAGSVSDPREEGYDDVTVYREFGIRAYLGTYVEIDGGTDRTFFFVTSEPRDVGFSDDERAFLQSMGQWVKYELERRQRERDLRERTEHLSALVETTPECIKTVGADGTLLQMNPAGLEMVEAESESAVVGECVYDLIAPEHRESFREFNERICGGERETLEFDVVGLDGTRRHMESHAAPLHRPDGTTVHVALTRDVTEQVEREAELERTIEQLKQSNDRLQQFAYAASHDLQEPLRMISSYLQLLENRYADELDEDATDYIEFAVDGADRMRLMVDDLLAFSRVEQSGEEFEPVDGDAVIERVTENLRMQIEESGATLTVDALPTVTADREQLEQLFGNLVSNAIKYSGDDPPAIEISVEERPDCWEFAVADDGIGIDPEKTDRIFEVFKRLHHEDEYPGTGIGLSLCQEIVENHGGSIWVESEPGEGATFSFTLAKQLTE encoded by the coding sequence ATGAGTCAACAGGCCCAGGGCGATACGCGGCGCAGCCGGTCGGTCGGAGAGACCGGACTCGACGCGCTGCGTCAGTGCTCGGCGTTTCGCGGGCCCGTCGAGTCGCTCGACGATCACGAGCACGGGAACGATCATCTCGCACTCGTCTACGAGAGCCGCGACGAACAGTTCGCGGCGGTTGTCCCCTACATCCGCCAGGGACTCGAGCGCGGGGAGCGGTGCGTCTACATCACCCACGAGAACTCTCGAGAAACGGTGACCGACGCGATGCGGAAGCGCGGAATCGACGTGGACGACGCCCTCGAATCGGGCGCCCTATCCATTCACGACGAACAGGAGACCTATCTCCGGACCGGGTCGTTCGACCCGGCGGATACGCTCGCGTTTCTCGAGGACGCCATCGCCGAAGCGAACGAGGAGTACGACGCGCTCCGCGTGACCGGCGAGATGAGCTTTATTCTCGGCGACGATCCCGACGCCGACGACCTCCTGATCTGTGAGAGCAAGGCGAACTACCTCTTTCAAGACGCCGACGGGATGGCGCTCTGTCAGTACAACCGCGAGCGATTCTCGCCGGAAGTGATTCGCGACGTCATCAACACCCATCCCCACCTGATGCACGGCGACAGGGTGAGCCGGAACGCCTACTATACGCCGCCCTCCGAGTTCCTCGGCCCCGACCGGCCCGCTCACGAGGTCGACCGCATGCTGGGGACGCTCCGCGAGCAGACCGATGCGAAAGCGGACCTGGAGGAGCGCCAGCGGTTCGAGCGGGAGCAGACCGAGATCATCGCCGACACGGATCGGACGTTCGAGGAGAAACTGCAGGCGCTGTTCGAACTGGGGCGTGAGCGGTTCGACCTCGAACTCGGTGCGATGGCGCGCGTCGATACGGCCGACGACTGGTTCGAGGTCGAGCGCGTCAGCGACGACCACGAGCATTTCGAGCCCGGCGTCGAACTGCCGCTGTCCGAGACCTACTGCACTGCCGCCACCGAAATCAAGTCGGCCGGGAGCGTATCGGACCCCCGCGAGGAAGGGTACGACGACGTCACCGTCTATCGGGAGTTCGGCATCCGCGCGTATCTCGGCACGTACGTCGAAATCGACGGCGGTACCGACCGGACGTTCTTCTTCGTTACCTCCGAGCCGAGGGACGTCGGCTTCTCGGACGACGAGCGCGCGTTCCTGCAGTCGATGGGACAGTGGGTGAAGTACGAACTCGAGCGCCGCCAGCGCGAGCGGGACCTCCGCGAGCGCACGGAGCACCTGAGTGCGCTCGTCGAAACGACCCCCGAGTGCATCAAGACCGTCGGCGCCGACGGCACGCTGTTGCAGATGAACCCCGCCGGGCTGGAGATGGTGGAAGCCGAGTCCGAGTCCGCCGTGGTCGGCGAATGCGTCTACGACCTGATCGCCCCCGAACACCGCGAGTCGTTCCGCGAGTTCAACGAGCGGATCTGTGGGGGTGAACGGGAGACCCTCGAGTTCGACGTCGTCGGACTGGACGGCACGCGACGGCACATGGAGTCGCACGCGGCGCCGCTGCACCGCCCCGACGGAACGACCGTCCACGTGGCGCTGACGCGAGACGTCACCGAACAGGTCGAGCGCGAGGCCGAACTCGAGCGGACGATCGAGCAGTTGAAACAGTCGAACGATCGGCTCCAGCAGTTCGCCTACGCCGCCAGCCACGACCTCCAAGAGCCGCTGCGGATGATCTCCAGCTACCTCCAGCTCCTCGAGAACCGATACGCGGACGAACTCGACGAGGACGCGACGGACTACATCGAGTTCGCGGTCGACGGCGCCGACCGGATGCGGCTGATGGTCGACGATCTCCTCGCGTTTTCGCGGGTCGAGCAGTCCGGCGAGGAGTTCGAACCGGTCGACGGAGACGCCGTCATCGAACGGGTCACCGAGAACCTGCGGATGCAGATCGAGGAGAGCGGCGCGACGCTCACCGTCGACGCACTGCCGACCGTGACGGCCGATCGCGAGCAACTCGAGCAACTGTTCGGTAACCTCGTCTCGAACGCGATCAAGTACAGCGGCGACGACCCGCCAGCGATCGAGATCAGCGTCGAAGAGCGCCCCGACTGCTGGGAGTTCGCGGTGGCCGACGACGGCATCGGCATCGACCCGGAAAAGACCGACCGGATCTTCGAGGTCTTCAAGCGACTGCATCACGAGGACGAGTATCCGGGAACCGGGATCGGGCTCTCGCTGTGCCAAGAAATCGTCGAGAATCACGGCGGGTCCATCTGGGTCGAGTCCGAACCCGGCGAGGGCGCGACGTTCTCCTTCACCCTCGCGAAACAGTTGACGGAGTAG
- a CDS encoding thiolase family protein, which produces MSDRQPVIVQAVRTPQGKHGGVYAETGSEELSVPLVNEMLERTGLAGEDVDDIRWGCAKQVNEQSNNIARVIALLSDLGEGVPGTTIDRLCASSAEAIMSASDAIRAGQREVIVAGGVENMSRNERRKGIDSYAGIAEQYDAAGLAMGQTAEKVAREYDISREEQDAYGARSQQRAVEATEAGKFDDEIVPIETEDGTITEDEGLRPGTTKEKIADLPPAFEEDGTVTAANASQVSDGAAGVLITSREFAEERGLEITAEIEDHNVAGVDPKVMGIGPVPAVRGIWERNGRDADDYDLVELNEAFASQTIYCRDELGFDDETFNVNGGAIAIGHPLGASGARLPVSLIHELERRGGGLGLSTMCVGYGQGAAVELRVPEQ; this is translated from the coding sequence ATGAGCGATCGACAGCCAGTCATCGTGCAGGCAGTTCGGACTCCACAGGGGAAACACGGCGGCGTCTACGCCGAGACCGGGAGCGAGGAGCTTTCGGTCCCGCTCGTAAACGAGATGCTCGAGCGCACGGGCCTCGCCGGCGAGGACGTCGACGACATCCGCTGGGGCTGTGCCAAGCAGGTCAACGAGCAGAGCAACAACATCGCGCGGGTGATCGCCCTGCTCTCCGATCTCGGCGAGGGGGTGCCGGGAACCACCATCGACCGGCTCTGTGCCTCCTCGGCGGAGGCGATCATGAGCGCCAGCGACGCCATCCGGGCGGGCCAGCGCGAGGTCATCGTCGCCGGCGGCGTCGAGAACATGTCCCGCAACGAGCGCCGGAAGGGGATCGACTCCTACGCGGGCATCGCCGAACAGTACGACGCGGCCGGCCTCGCGATGGGCCAGACCGCCGAGAAGGTCGCCCGCGAGTACGACATCTCCCGCGAGGAACAGGACGCGTACGGCGCGCGCAGCCAACAGCGCGCGGTCGAGGCCACTGAGGCGGGGAAGTTCGACGACGAGATCGTCCCCATCGAAACCGAGGATGGTACCATCACCGAAGACGAAGGACTCCGGCCCGGTACCACGAAGGAGAAGATCGCCGACCTCCCGCCGGCCTTCGAGGAAGACGGCACCGTCACCGCCGCCAACGCCTCGCAGGTCTCCGACGGCGCGGCGGGCGTGCTCATCACGAGCCGCGAGTTCGCCGAGGAGCGGGGCCTCGAGATCACCGCCGAAATCGAGGATCACAACGTCGCCGGCGTCGATCCGAAGGTCATGGGAATCGGCCCCGTCCCCGCGGTGCGGGGCATCTGGGAGCGAAACGGCCGCGACGCCGACGACTACGACCTCGTGGAACTCAACGAGGCCTTCGCCAGCCAGACGATCTACTGCCGTGACGAACTCGGTTTCGACGACGAGACCTTCAACGTCAACGGCGGCGCCATCGCCATCGGCCACCCGCTGGGGGCCTCGGGCGCTCGCCTGCCGGTGTCGCTGATCCACGAACTCGAGCGCCGGGGTGGCGGGCTCGGCCTCTCGACGATGTGCGTCGGTTACGGCCAGGGGGCAGCGGTCGAACTCCGCGTCCCGGAGCAGTAA
- a CDS encoding 3-hydroxyacyl-CoA dehydrogenase family protein: MQVTVLGAGSMGHGIAQVSAMAGNDVVLRDIEEEFVEDGLEGIRTNLQGGVDRDKLTEDEMEETLERIEGTTDLEAAVADADLVIEAVPEDMDLKQEVFADVEAATGEETVIASNTSSLSVTEMASALEHPERAVGLHFFNPPHIMDLVEIVIAEQTDERTEAFAVDYVRDIGKEDVVVRDTAGFATSRLGLALGLEAIRMVEQGVASPADIDEGMEIGYGHPMGPIELTDHVGLDVRLHIAEHLREELGERFKPPQSLRRKVRAGNLGKKTGEGYYVWEDGERVGMSGDWGED, translated from the coding sequence ATGCAAGTCACGGTTCTCGGAGCGGGGAGTATGGGCCACGGAATCGCACAGGTCTCGGCGATGGCGGGCAACGACGTCGTGCTGCGCGACATCGAGGAGGAGTTCGTCGAGGACGGCCTCGAGGGGATCCGAACCAACCTCCAGGGCGGCGTCGATCGGGACAAACTCACCGAAGACGAGATGGAGGAGACCCTCGAGCGAATCGAGGGGACGACCGACCTCGAGGCGGCCGTCGCGGACGCCGACCTCGTGATCGAAGCCGTTCCGGAGGACATGGATCTGAAGCAGGAGGTCTTCGCAGACGTCGAAGCGGCGACCGGCGAGGAGACGGTCATCGCCTCGAACACCTCCTCGCTGTCGGTGACGGAGATGGCCAGCGCGCTCGAGCACCCCGAGCGCGCCGTCGGGCTGCACTTCTTCAACCCGCCCCACATCATGGACCTCGTCGAGATCGTGATCGCCGAGCAGACCGACGAGCGCACCGAAGCGTTCGCGGTCGACTACGTCCGGGACATCGGCAAGGAGGACGTCGTCGTCCGCGACACGGCCGGCTTCGCGACCTCCCGGCTGGGGCTGGCGCTAGGCCTCGAGGCGATTCGGATGGTCGAGCAGGGCGTCGCCAGCCCCGCCGACATCGACGAGGGGATGGAGATCGGCTACGGCCATCCGATGGGCCCGATCGAACTAACCGACCACGTCGGGCTGGACGTCCGCCTCCACATCGCGGAACACCTTCGCGAGGAACTGGGCGAGCGGTTCAAGCCGCCCCAGTCCCTGCGCCGGAAGGTCCGCGCGGGCAATCTCGGCAAGAAGACCGGCGAGGGCTACTACGTCTGGGAGGACGGCGAGCGCGTCGGGATGAGCGGCGACTGGGGCGAGGACTGA